A window of Rubricoccus marinus contains these coding sequences:
- a CDS encoding T9SS type A sorting domain-containing protein, with protein MRLPFVLLAVVLASGAAAVITPAAAQPPVVWEPLPSTAQTVNENAMVTALALAEAPGGGTAVYVHAGRTYRLDDDERDWTPLDLGAPEAVTVTVFDARGRAVWASGAGPARGEHAWEIDASAWAAGVYVVRAEIGGGAVSARLTVAR; from the coding sequence ATGCGGTTGCCGTTCGTCCTGCTCGCGGTGGTCCTCGCCTCTGGCGCGGCGGCGGTCATCACACCTGCCGCGGCCCAGCCGCCGGTCGTGTGGGAGCCGCTCCCCTCCACCGCGCAGACGGTGAACGAGAACGCCATGGTGACCGCCCTCGCCCTCGCGGAGGCGCCCGGGGGGGGCACCGCCGTCTACGTCCACGCGGGGCGGACCTACCGGCTCGACGACGACGAGCGGGACTGGACCCCGCTGGACCTCGGCGCGCCAGAGGCCGTGACCGTTACCGTCTTCGACGCCAGAGGCCGGGCGGTGTGGGCCTCTGGCGCCGGCCCCGCCAGAGGCGAGCACGCGTGGGAGATCGACGCGTCGGCGTGGGCCGCTGGCGTCTACGTCGTCCGCGCCGAGATCGGGGGCGGGGCGGTGAGCGCGCGGCTGACGGTCGCGCGGTAG
- a CDS encoding PAS domain S-box protein, giving the protein MTAPTPAVRAALVAAFVVVIVGVLAVVLHLLRVDHEAETAAARGVEARAATLAAALATDGSGGSLADRFDALASLDWPAGLALLDASGEIVSASDPAMAEVTPWSQAALTPGAIVVSRGDSRVAVAVRALGQSGQSLGVVQYVEPAGGTWGVLGIALALAALVLGAVAALAWYAGPRATAVLSVTAERMAANREGDPRTQVVAATRVLGPLATSLEPLANRLLAYRSDLSDASRQVAALLQINPHYVVIATFDGEIIEANPSFYAATGLSHEVVRGGSVDLLRDIFPLGPLLEVADRSDRENSSIQGIEYELVDWEGRQLPVLVSLRAVTVRRRKAVLIQATDVSTQKRLERQVAAFSDSLELMVDQRVAALSAGRTTLRQLIDRASVVLASFDAAGITIRWNGAAQTLTGRMQADAAGFHAAVATLGLTEKEAASLARWFWSDAEHPFVATSSFEVESGESVERRMVWRRVRNAEPGQTDSRTLVGVEVPDSLPIQELPAEAPRPSAIPHAPLASRHARAGGYVFEATMDEAPTPEAIAEEEAWIRRLSSDKPDAFGGGGRRRQPPPGGGTWVARGPGGDGIA; this is encoded by the coding sequence ATGACCGCCCCGACTCCCGCCGTACGCGCCGCCCTCGTCGCGGCCTTCGTGGTTGTGATCGTCGGCGTGCTCGCCGTTGTCCTGCACCTCTTGCGCGTGGACCACGAAGCGGAGACCGCCGCCGCCAGAGGCGTCGAGGCCCGCGCCGCCACGCTCGCCGCCGCGCTCGCGACCGACGGCAGCGGGGGCAGCCTTGCCGACCGCTTCGACGCGCTCGCCTCGCTGGACTGGCCCGCCGGGCTCGCTCTCTTGGACGCCTCTGGCGAGATCGTCAGCGCCTCCGATCCCGCGATGGCCGAGGTCACGCCGTGGAGCCAGGCCGCGCTCACGCCAGGGGCCATCGTGGTCTCGCGCGGCGATTCTCGCGTGGCGGTCGCCGTTCGCGCCCTGGGGCAGAGCGGACAGTCGCTCGGCGTCGTGCAGTACGTGGAGCCCGCGGGCGGGACGTGGGGCGTGCTCGGCATCGCGCTCGCGCTTGCCGCGCTCGTGCTCGGCGCCGTCGCCGCGCTCGCGTGGTACGCCGGACCCAGGGCGACGGCCGTGCTGAGCGTCACCGCCGAGCGCATGGCCGCCAACCGCGAGGGCGATCCTCGAACCCAGGTCGTCGCCGCGACGCGCGTGCTCGGGCCTCTGGCGACCTCGCTGGAGCCTCTGGCGAACCGACTACTCGCCTACCGCTCCGACCTGAGCGACGCCAGCCGCCAGGTCGCGGCGCTGCTCCAGATCAACCCGCACTACGTCGTCATCGCGACGTTCGACGGCGAGATCATCGAGGCGAACCCGTCGTTTTACGCGGCCACAGGCCTCTCGCACGAAGTCGTGCGCGGGGGCAGCGTGGACCTCTTGCGAGACATCTTCCCGCTCGGGCCGCTCCTCGAAGTCGCCGACCGGAGCGACCGCGAGAACTCCTCCATCCAGGGCATCGAGTACGAACTGGTGGATTGGGAAGGACGCCAGCTCCCCGTCCTCGTCTCGTTGCGCGCCGTCACGGTGCGCCGCCGCAAAGCCGTCCTCATCCAGGCGACGGACGTGTCCACGCAAAAGCGCTTGGAGCGCCAGGTGGCCGCCTTCAGCGACTCCCTGGAGCTGATGGTGGATCAGCGCGTCGCCGCCCTTTCCGCCGGCCGCACCACGCTCCGCCAGCTCATCGACCGCGCGAGCGTTGTCCTCGCCTCCTTCGACGCCGCCGGCATCACGATCCGCTGGAACGGCGCCGCCCAAACCCTCACTGGCCGGATGCAGGCCGACGCCGCGGGCTTCCACGCCGCCGTCGCCACGCTCGGCCTCACGGAGAAAGAAGCCGCCTCGCTCGCCCGCTGGTTCTGGAGCGACGCCGAGCACCCGTTTGTCGCCACGTCCTCCTTCGAGGTGGAAAGCGGTGAAAGCGTCGAGCGCCGCATGGTGTGGCGCCGCGTCCGCAACGCCGAGCCCGGCCAGACCGACTCGCGCACGCTCGTCGGCGTCGAGGTCCCCGACTCGCTCCCCATCCAGGAGCTCCCGGCCGAGGCGCCGCGCCCGTCCGCCATTCCCCATGCGCCTCTGGCGTCCCGCCACGCGCGCGCGGGCGGCTACGTGTTCGAGGCCACGATGGACGAGGCGCCCACGCCAGAGGCCATCGCGGAGGAAGAGGCCTGGATCCGACGCCTGTCCTCGGACAAGCCGGACGCCTTTGGAGGCGGTGGCCGCCGCCGCCAGCCGCCGCCCGGTGGCGGTACCTGGGTCGCCAGAGGCCCGGGAGGCGACGGCATCGCCTAG
- a CDS encoding tetratricopeptide repeat protein yields the protein MPSAPMTPAHERDHLDRAAASFEALPDAARQRWTRANEHVENARVYDAFLEFNELLKMPGLDAVARTDAQLQAVRCLRDAPVERVKTELALIEPHDAYQTVVLDYRLGWLMRHRLSSLAAALQYFDRVREEARRLGTRPWEIAALLQKSATLMAQGSLEQAIEVCMRVYNLSRRNGLVEYIPKALMNKGYALVQLGRPQQGEEQLQKAYELACRNDLLAEQGIALHMLAQVYHHDFKFYGLALEYYEQARAIFDEVPVWPSVVERVDEDMASAQSELAELDLAKILGPIPIARLRQEYLTSLVNGFVGIPGIDNRTQLGNRIGLTRQAIHRNINS from the coding sequence ATGCCTTCCGCTCCGATGACCCCGGCGCACGAACGAGACCACCTCGATCGCGCCGCTGCTTCCTTCGAAGCGCTCCCTGATGCCGCCCGTCAACGATGGACGCGCGCCAACGAGCACGTCGAGAACGCCCGCGTCTACGATGCCTTCCTGGAGTTCAACGAGCTCCTCAAAATGCCCGGCCTGGACGCCGTGGCCCGCACCGACGCGCAGCTCCAGGCGGTCCGTTGCCTCCGGGACGCGCCCGTCGAGCGGGTCAAGACCGAACTCGCGCTTATCGAGCCGCACGACGCCTACCAGACCGTCGTGCTGGACTACCGTCTCGGCTGGCTGATGCGCCACCGGCTCTCCAGCCTCGCCGCCGCGCTGCAGTACTTCGACCGCGTGCGCGAGGAGGCCCGCCGCCTCGGGACGCGTCCCTGGGAGATCGCGGCGTTGCTCCAGAAGAGCGCCACGCTGATGGCGCAGGGCTCGCTGGAGCAGGCCATCGAGGTGTGCATGCGCGTGTACAACCTCAGCCGCCGCAACGGCTTGGTGGAGTACATCCCGAAAGCGCTGATGAACAAGGGTTACGCCCTCGTTCAGCTCGGCCGCCCGCAGCAGGGCGAGGAGCAGCTCCAGAAGGCGTACGAACTCGCCTGCCGCAACGACCTCCTCGCGGAGCAGGGCATCGCGCTCCACATGCTCGCGCAGGTCTACCACCACGACTTCAAGTTCTACGGCCTCGCGCTGGAGTACTACGAGCAGGCCCGCGCCATCTTCGACGAGGTGCCCGTGTGGCCCAGCGTCGTGGAGCGCGTGGACGAGGACATGGCTTCGGCGCAGAGCGAGCTCGCCGAACTGGACCTCGCCAAGATCCTCGGCCCCATCCCCATCGCGCGGCTGCGCCAGGAGTACCTCACGAGCCTCGTCAACGGTTTCGTCGGCATCCCCGGCATCGACAACCGGACGCAGCTCGGCAACCGGATCGGCCTCACGCGGCAGGCCATCCACCGCAACATCAACAGCTAG
- a CDS encoding ABC transporter substrate-binding protein, with translation MVRFSTLCLALSLLVAAPLAAQPETADVLTAANNTFDSGLESYNAGTYDEAYGLFMNVARGYPYHERTTAALLMAGKAAYADGLFSRARTALDQLITEYPASRYAEEARRVLAQASGADVQVPFDLGVILPAGSEDAYLGQAVFNGIRIAVEEHNAGSPRRPVRLIFRDTGGSAENAAQAVRDAAAAGAEAVIGPLYSGEAVMAAQAAQEAGIPLLAPLATAADVTEGRTLAFQANPTFPARGRAMARYAVNVLGYRRLGVVSESNTFGEDMGTAFAQEASRLGAAVVFQERLVGAAGWGDLERRVGASVLGRAQAVYLPVTGEDAPAYAADALRSLEGLAAPPRPLGNTEWEGLTTSRARASRLAALFTRDFFSPPGAVDAFGARYRELSGIGPDRLALMGYDLTGFVARNLDASGEGSLADRLRAATTYQGLGHRFNFDGGQVNTALFILAYRDGNAILVE, from the coding sequence ATGGTTCGCTTTTCGACGCTTTGCCTGGCGCTCTCCCTCCTCGTTGCCGCGCCTCTGGCGGCGCAGCCGGAGACGGCGGACGTGCTGACGGCCGCCAACAACACGTTCGATTCCGGGCTGGAGAGCTACAACGCGGGCACCTACGACGAGGCCTACGGCCTGTTCATGAACGTGGCCCGGGGCTACCCGTACCACGAGCGGACGACCGCCGCGCTGCTCATGGCCGGCAAAGCCGCCTACGCCGACGGCCTGTTCTCGCGCGCCCGCACCGCGCTGGACCAACTCATCACCGAGTACCCCGCGAGCCGCTACGCTGAGGAAGCGCGCCGCGTCCTCGCGCAGGCCTCTGGCGCCGACGTGCAGGTGCCGTTCGATCTCGGCGTGATCCTGCCGGCTGGTAGCGAGGACGCGTACCTCGGTCAGGCCGTCTTTAACGGCATCCGGATCGCCGTCGAGGAGCACAACGCAGGCTCCCCACGCCGCCCGGTCCGCCTCATCTTCCGCGACACCGGCGGCTCGGCGGAGAACGCGGCCCAGGCCGTCCGCGATGCCGCCGCCGCGGGCGCGGAGGCGGTCATCGGCCCGCTGTACAGCGGCGAGGCCGTGATGGCTGCCCAGGCCGCGCAAGAGGCCGGCATCCCGCTTCTCGCGCCTCTGGCGACTGCCGCCGACGTGACCGAGGGCCGCACGCTCGCGTTCCAGGCCAACCCAACCTTCCCCGCCAGAGGCCGCGCGATGGCCCGCTACGCGGTCAACGTGCTGGGCTACCGGCGCCTGGGTGTGGTGAGCGAATCGAACACCTTTGGTGAGGACATGGGCACGGCGTTCGCGCAAGAGGCCAGCCGCCTGGGCGCCGCCGTCGTGTTCCAGGAGCGCCTCGTCGGCGCCGCAGGGTGGGGCGACCTGGAGCGCCGCGTGGGCGCGAGCGTGCTCGGCCGCGCGCAGGCGGTCTACCTCCCCGTCACGGGCGAGGACGCTCCGGCCTACGCCGCCGACGCGCTCCGCAGCCTGGAAGGCCTCGCCGCGCCGCCGCGCCCGCTCGGCAACACGGAGTGGGAGGGCCTCACGACGAGCCGCGCCCGCGCCAGCCGCCTCGCGGCGCTCTTCACCCGCGACTTCTTCTCGCCCCCGGGCGCCGTGGACGCCTTTGGCGCGCGCTACCGCGAGCTCTCGGGCATCGGCCCGGACCGCCTCGCGCTGATGGGCTACGACCTCACGGGCTTCGTCGCGCGCAACCTCGACGCCTCTGGCGAGGGCTCGCTCGCAGACCGGCTCCGCGCCGCGACGACCTACCAGGGCCTCGGCCACCGCTTCAACTTCGACGGCGGGCAGGTCAACACCGCGCTGTTCATCCTCGCCTACCGCGACGGCAACGCGATCCTGGTGGAGTAG
- a CDS encoding histidine kinase dimerization/phospho-acceptor domain-containing protein, which translates to MASFALLLIDRDAAPLAEALQRDVPGLSVTPCTSLVAARAHLVGSRFGAILAEYDLPDGPALSLLELPVTIPPLWVRAGSALRAEEALRDGAVGFVAGPDARALGPFVAWHAGLSELVAPLAESEGADEAGGDEGASDEQMPEATALYLERVRGELGRITHALNNPLAVISGNVQLARELIVAAPEDPMVSSSLEDIQTAAKELGALIEDINELRRSLAPPPPELG; encoded by the coding sequence ATGGCCTCCTTCGCGCTTTTGCTCATCGACCGGGACGCAGCGCCTCTGGCGGAAGCGCTGCAACGCGACGTGCCGGGCCTGAGCGTCACGCCGTGCACGAGCCTCGTGGCCGCGCGCGCGCACCTCGTCGGGAGCCGGTTCGGCGCCATCCTCGCGGAGTACGACCTCCCCGATGGACCGGCGCTCTCGCTTCTCGAACTCCCAGTCACCATACCCCCGCTGTGGGTCCGCGCAGGGAGCGCGCTCCGGGCGGAAGAGGCCTTGCGCGATGGCGCCGTCGGCTTCGTGGCCGGGCCGGACGCCCGCGCTCTGGGGCCATTCGTCGCGTGGCACGCGGGGCTCTCCGAACTCGTGGCGCCTCTGGCGGAAAGCGAAGGCGCGGACGAAGCCGGCGGGGATGAAGGCGCGAGCGACGAGCAGATGCCAGAGGCGACCGCACTCTACTTGGAGCGCGTGCGCGGCGAGCTTGGCCGCATCACGCACGCGCTCAACAACCCGCTCGCGGTGATCTCCGGGAACGTGCAGCTCGCGCGTGAGCTCATCGTCGCCGCGCCAGAGGACCCGATGGTGTCCAGCTCATTGGAGGACATCCAGACGGCCGCCAAGGAGCTCGGCGCACTGATCGAAGACATCAACGAGCTCCGGCGCTCGCTCGCGCCGCCCCCGCCGGAGCTCGGCTGA
- the porU gene encoding type IX secretion system sortase PorU — MTHVLRLAAVFTALIALPAAAQQRADAAQLLAPEAGVARSAAAGDLAPKQGATVRIVEETPGAVTLEVTAYWPERMKDGSAPESADALAARLVGSEATATALIELGSRVPPQVEVLEADGEDVQMAGASRLTEAFAGPLAEVVGVGERRRKTVGSLRIRLLQVDGDRVTRYTRVLVRVRRTAPGAGSLALKAGGGSAHLAVTRSALAEGRWFKLPVPESGVYRITRTLLTDLGVDPATTDPNRIATYHNGGEPLPELAGADRPVDLVETPSLVIGGGDGSFGEGDAVILYAQGPRTWQWSDRGTASPDDDGWDHTLNPFTTTSAVFIRVDAPEARRVGAATFPGWSDAQPLATVTGRLLHERDLENLEREQSGSGLHWLGEEITRTSTGVTVLDTIPPDRVGAVLYRAQLAARAAPSIPVTLVQNGQTIAQVRPPQVDFSTPVGALATMQVAEVSTSPASTLAITARAPTAGLGATAWIDWIEATFQRRARASGGVVQFPTPGGQTGRFEVALEGFAAAPEAWDVTEPGAVRRLGVQASGGNYRVQVEAAGGEREIVAFDPGAPLRTFTGGEAVANQNLHGIGSYPDYVIVVHESLREPAERLAAYRQADGLETLVVPVGQIQNEFGNGVLDMRAIRDYMKFLYDRAPDEASLPQHLLLFGDGHYDFRGIKNGPPIYVPTYQTEEMLVRDRSYTSDDYFGLLGDDEGVWEWTASQGASSTSFERVDLGIGRFPVQTREDANILVDKMIAYESPEALGEWRTRMTFLGDDQYPNNTDTDLHIQNADAVAERVRSESPEITVQKIYMPSYPEVGGESGRRRRPGATEASLRALNEGTLVWNYMGHGGPEGLADEQLFTASEVRAMDNPDRLPIFVTATCSFGKYDIVDGQSLAEETLLRDGGGSVAMFTTVRVVYTFISTTSLNLGLNIALTRAMLERDANGRPRRLGDILAEAKNTDVGAQRNNRKFNLLGDPAMRIGLPERPVRITHVNGVPLPAGTAPQLRAFETARIQGEVLTFGGQPDASFEGTVSLTVQDVERQIQLPVRVNTPGYYVVQNDPIYAGRASVQAGRFDAQFLVPQDVSYSGRPGRIAAYVLGGGTGADLMDGLGQTQEALIAQDAAERPDDGVGPEVRLFLDDTTFVSGGISRPDPVLIARLRDANGINTVGAGVGHELLLTIDGDPTKAVDVGRYYEGDLDTFRSGTIRFPLSELEPGRHTLSLTAWDGANNATTEEISFVVAEGSDLVVENAYPYPNPTSGRSTFFFEHNQPPGTPARIQLRIYSLAGRPVRTLERDEPLNGGMVRMDWDGLDDDFDPLASGIYLYRLRVEVDAADGTQRVAERRDRLAVIR; from the coding sequence ATGACGCATGTCCTGCGTCTCGCTGCCGTTTTTACGGCCCTGATCGCGCTCCCCGCCGCTGCCCAGCAGCGCGCCGATGCCGCTCAGCTCCTCGCGCCAGAGGCCGGTGTTGCGCGCTCCGCCGCGGCCGGTGATCTCGCGCCGAAACAGGGGGCAACGGTCCGCATCGTGGAGGAAACCCCGGGAGCGGTCACGTTGGAGGTCACCGCGTACTGGCCGGAGCGGATGAAGGACGGCTCGGCGCCAGAAAGCGCCGACGCGCTCGCCGCGCGCTTGGTCGGCAGTGAGGCCACCGCGACGGCCCTGATCGAACTCGGCTCCCGCGTTCCCCCGCAAGTGGAGGTCTTGGAGGCCGACGGCGAAGACGTGCAGATGGCGGGCGCCTCGCGCCTGACCGAAGCGTTTGCTGGGCCTCTGGCGGAGGTCGTCGGCGTGGGGGAGCGGCGGCGCAAAACGGTGGGCAGCCTCCGGATCCGCCTTCTACAGGTAGACGGCGACCGTGTCACGCGGTACACGCGCGTGCTCGTCCGCGTCCGGCGCACGGCGCCAGGGGCTGGCTCGCTCGCGCTCAAGGCCGGCGGTGGCAGCGCGCACCTCGCCGTGACGCGGAGCGCCCTCGCCGAAGGGCGCTGGTTCAAGCTCCCGGTCCCCGAAAGCGGCGTGTACCGCATCACGCGCACGTTGCTCACCGATCTCGGCGTGGACCCGGCCACGACCGACCCCAACCGCATCGCGACGTACCACAACGGCGGCGAGCCGCTGCCCGAACTGGCGGGCGCAGACCGGCCCGTGGATCTCGTGGAAACGCCCTCGCTCGTGATCGGCGGGGGGGACGGCAGCTTTGGCGAGGGCGACGCCGTGATCCTCTACGCCCAGGGTCCGCGCACGTGGCAGTGGAGCGACCGCGGCACGGCCTCGCCCGATGACGACGGCTGGGACCACACCCTCAACCCGTTCACGACCACGTCCGCCGTGTTTATCCGCGTCGACGCGCCAGAGGCCCGCCGCGTGGGCGCGGCCACGTTCCCTGGCTGGAGCGACGCGCAGCCTCTGGCGACCGTGACCGGCCGCCTCCTGCACGAGAGGGACCTGGAAAACCTGGAGCGCGAGCAGAGCGGCTCCGGTCTCCACTGGCTGGGTGAGGAGATCACGCGCACCAGCACCGGCGTAACGGTGTTGGACACGATCCCGCCCGACCGCGTCGGCGCCGTGCTGTACCGCGCGCAGCTCGCCGCCCGGGCGGCTCCTTCCATTCCGGTCACGCTTGTCCAGAATGGGCAGACCATCGCGCAGGTGCGCCCCCCACAGGTCGACTTCTCCACGCCCGTCGGCGCGCTTGCGACGATGCAGGTCGCCGAGGTGAGCACGTCGCCCGCATCCACTCTTGCCATCACGGCGCGCGCCCCCACCGCCGGCCTCGGCGCGACGGCCTGGATCGACTGGATCGAGGCCACGTTCCAGCGCCGCGCGCGGGCCTCTGGCGGCGTCGTGCAGTTTCCCACGCCCGGCGGACAGACCGGACGCTTCGAAGTGGCTCTGGAGGGCTTCGCCGCCGCGCCAGAGGCGTGGGACGTAACCGAGCCGGGTGCGGTCCGCCGCCTGGGAGTCCAGGCCTCTGGCGGGAACTACCGCGTGCAGGTGGAAGCCGCGGGTGGGGAGCGCGAGATCGTCGCGTTCGATCCCGGCGCGCCGCTCCGGACGTTCACGGGCGGCGAGGCCGTCGCGAACCAGAACCTGCACGGGATCGGGAGCTACCCGGACTACGTGATCGTGGTCCATGAGAGCTTGCGTGAGCCCGCCGAACGTCTGGCGGCCTACCGGCAGGCGGACGGGCTTGAGACGCTCGTCGTGCCGGTCGGGCAGATCCAGAACGAGTTCGGAAACGGCGTGCTGGACATGCGCGCCATCCGGGACTACATGAAGTTCCTCTACGACCGCGCGCCGGACGAGGCCAGCCTGCCGCAGCACCTGCTCCTCTTCGGCGACGGCCACTACGACTTCCGAGGCATCAAAAACGGCCCGCCCATCTACGTGCCGACGTACCAGACGGAGGAGATGCTGGTCCGTGACCGGAGCTACACCTCGGACGACTACTTCGGCCTCCTCGGTGACGACGAGGGCGTCTGGGAATGGACGGCTTCGCAGGGCGCGTCCTCCACCAGCTTTGAGCGCGTGGACCTCGGCATCGGGCGCTTCCCCGTGCAGACGCGCGAGGACGCGAACATCCTCGTGGACAAGATGATCGCCTACGAGTCGCCAGAGGCGCTGGGCGAGTGGCGCACGCGCATGACGTTCCTGGGCGACGACCAGTACCCCAACAACACCGACACCGACCTCCACATCCAGAACGCCGACGCCGTTGCGGAGCGGGTGCGGAGCGAGAGCCCGGAGATCACGGTCCAGAAGATCTACATGCCGTCCTACCCCGAGGTGGGCGGCGAGTCCGGCCGCCGTCGCCGCCCGGGCGCGACCGAGGCCTCGCTGCGCGCGCTCAACGAGGGCACGCTGGTGTGGAACTATATGGGCCACGGCGGTCCCGAAGGCCTCGCCGATGAGCAGCTGTTCACGGCCAGCGAGGTCCGCGCGATGGACAACCCGGACCGGCTCCCCATCTTCGTCACGGCGACGTGCTCGTTCGGCAAGTACGACATCGTAGACGGGCAGAGCCTGGCCGAGGAAACGCTCCTTCGCGACGGCGGTGGCTCCGTCGCCATGTTTACGACCGTCCGCGTGGTCTACACGTTTATCTCCACAACCTCGCTCAACCTCGGCCTCAACATCGCGCTGACCCGTGCCATGCTGGAGCGCGACGCGAATGGGCGCCCGAGGCGCCTGGGCGACATCCTCGCGGAGGCGAAGAACACGGACGTGGGCGCGCAGCGCAACAACCGGAAGTTCAACCTCCTCGGCGATCCCGCGATGCGGATCGGCCTGCCAGAGCGGCCCGTGCGGATCACACACGTCAACGGCGTGCCGCTGCCCGCCGGGACAGCGCCCCAACTGCGCGCCTTTGAGACGGCGCGGATCCAGGGCGAGGTGCTGACCTTCGGCGGCCAGCCGGACGCATCGTTCGAGGGCACGGTCTCGCTCACGGTTCAGGACGTGGAGCGCCAGATCCAACTCCCGGTCCGCGTCAACACGCCGGGCTACTACGTGGTCCAGAACGACCCGATCTACGCCGGCCGCGCCTCAGTCCAGGCTGGACGCTTCGACGCGCAGTTCCTCGTCCCGCAGGATGTCTCGTACTCCGGCCGCCCCGGCCGCATCGCGGCCTACGTGCTCGGCGGGGGGACGGGCGCGGACCTCATGGACGGGCTCGGCCAGACGCAAGAAGCCCTGATTGCGCAGGACGCCGCGGAACGGCCCGACGACGGCGTCGGGCCTGAAGTCCGCCTGTTCCTCGACGACACCACGTTCGTCTCCGGTGGCATCTCGCGCCCGGACCCGGTCCTGATCGCGCGGCTGCGCGACGCCAACGGCATCAACACCGTCGGCGCGGGCGTGGGGCATGAGCTGCTCCTTACCATCGACGGCGATCCGACGAAAGCCGTGGACGTGGGCCGCTACTACGAGGGCGACCTCGATACCTTCCGCTCCGGCACGATCCGCTTCCCGCTGAGCGAGCTGGAGCCCGGGCGGCACACGCTCTCGCTCACGGCCTGGGACGGCGCCAACAACGCGACCACCGAGGAGATCTCCTTTGTCGTCGCCGAGGGCTCGGACCTCGTCGTGGAGAACGCGTACCCGTACCCCAACCCGACCTCGGGGCGGAGCACGTTCTTTTTCGAGCACAACCAGCCGCCGGGCACGCCGGCGCGCATCCAACTCCGGATCTATTCCCTGGCGGGCCGGCCCGTACGTACGTTGGAGCGCGATGAGCCGTTGAACGGCGGGATGGTCCGGATGGACTGGGACGGGCTGGACGACGACTTCGACCCGCTCGCCAGCGGCATCTACCTCTACCGCCTCCGCGTGGAGGTCGACGCCGCCGACGGCACGCAGCGCGTAGCCGAGCGCCGTGACCGGCTCGCCGTGATCCGCTGA
- a CDS encoding MBL fold metallo-hydrolase, translated as MHLAGYQIDTVDAGRFALDGGAMFGIVPRALWARHIAPDEQNRIPMMARCLLLRGHGRVILVDTGMGDKHDAKFARIYDAGPFTLLDELGALGVAPEAVTDVFLTHLHFDHVGGAVTRGPAAGDVASGALRLTFPNAAHWVQAEHWEWAHESPREMASFLAENLEPLASLPREGDGARLALLESGAPSPFEQTEIVTVDGHTRGQQLLKVVGEEDTLLFAGDLFPTAAHVPLLWIMAYDIAPLDTIAEKAPLLEQAARGSWTVVFEHDAETAAGRIVETERGFAVEDARAAL; from the coding sequence ATGCACCTCGCAGGCTACCAGATCGACACCGTAGACGCCGGGCGCTTTGCCCTCGACGGCGGAGCCATGTTCGGCATCGTGCCGCGTGCGCTGTGGGCGCGGCACATCGCGCCGGATGAGCAGAACCGCATCCCCATGATGGCGCGGTGCCTGCTGCTGCGCGGCCACGGCCGCGTCATCCTCGTGGACACCGGCATGGGCGACAAGCACGACGCGAAGTTCGCCCGCATCTACGACGCCGGGCCGTTCACGCTCCTGGACGAACTGGGCGCGCTCGGCGTGGCGCCAGAGGCCGTGACCGACGTGTTCCTCACGCACCTCCACTTCGACCACGTCGGCGGCGCGGTCACGCGAGGCCCGGCCGCTGGCGATGTCGCCTCTGGCGCGCTCCGGCTCACGTTCCCCAACGCCGCGCACTGGGTGCAGGCAGAGCACTGGGAGTGGGCACACGAGAGCCCGCGCGAGATGGCCTCGTTCCTCGCCGAAAACCTGGAGCCTCTGGCGTCTTTGCCTCGCGAGGGCGACGGCGCGCGGCTGGCGCTGTTGGAGAGCGGCGCGCCGAGTCCGTTCGAGCAGACGGAGATCGTGACCGTAGACGGCCACACGCGCGGCCAGCAACTCCTCAAGGTGGTGGGGGAGGAGGACACGCTCCTCTTCGCGGGCGACCTCTTCCCGACCGCCGCGCACGTCCCGCTCCTCTGGATCATGGCGTACGACATCGCGCCGCTGGATACGATTGCGGAAAAGGCGCCGCTGTTGGAGCAAGCCGCCAGAGGCAGCTGGACCGTCGTCTTCGAGCACGACGCCGAAACCGCCGCCGGGCGCATCGTGGAGACGGAGCGCGGCTTCGCGGTGGAGGACGCGCGGGCGGCGCTCTAG